The Methanococcus voltae genome window below encodes:
- the nrdD gene encoding anaerobic ribonucleoside-triphosphate reductase, with protein sequence MIASKKIVPDIKIIKKSGDSEQFDINKLVKSLLNSGVDYSDVEPILSNLYEDIDEGMTTEQLKKSIYNVLYEYEEEHGKSKYSEKYLYDNCLKIRTSGKEFEGFDKNKIAEALINEANADESVALKIANEVEKELKKMNVKYLTAPMIREVVNYKLIEHGLEDIRHQHTRLGIPVYDIDRLINHGSKDNANLMHNPESIHKWVADETMKEYALMKIFPKHIADLHMKGDIHLHDLEYAAVRTVCCQHDLRPFLMHGLKVDGTGRHTSVSKPAKNPEVAIQHAAKVLSASQCEMSGGQSIDEFNVWLAPYMRGLSYEEVKQLMQMFIYEMNQIYAARGGQVVFSTINLELEAPEFLKDKPAIKNGQIVGTYEEYDAEIKIIAEALTEVLMGGDAYGKPFLFPNVIFKLRENAFKNENYELLYKIHRLSAKWGLPYFINMTADYQVGNTNAMGCRTRLSGDWGNSVEEGTLRTGNMQWYTLNLPRIAYEAKGDDTRLFELLNERLHLVQDALLIKHSISEKRLYGDDESRAVLPFLTQEFDEDQYYRYDNTTKTFGFVGLNELLKYHMGEELHTSKDAVSFGEKVIGHIKGYADGLKKETGLRWTVTQTPAESTAGRFARLDHKYYKEQTESVVNGNLDDMGSIYYTNSSHVKVNSDVTLGEKVSIEEKFHPLCNGGHIGHFWNAEAYADPDVLMTITKKICDSNIGFWTYTKNLSICEACNKAMTGLKDNCSNCGSESVEKFSRITGYLQNVSNWNSAKQKELLDRKSNLPRL encoded by the coding sequence ATGATAGCAAGTAAAAAAATCGTTCCCGATATAAAAATTATCAAAAAAAGTGGGGATAGTGAACAATTTGATATAAATAAGTTGGTAAAATCACTTTTAAACTCTGGAGTCGACTACTCTGACGTAGAACCGATACTTTCAAACTTATACGAAGATATAGACGAAGGAATGACCACCGAACAACTTAAAAAAAGTATTTATAACGTATTATACGAATATGAAGAAGAACATGGAAAATCAAAATACTCTGAAAAATACCTTTATGACAATTGCCTAAAAATTAGAACCTCTGGAAAAGAATTTGAGGGATTTGATAAAAATAAGATAGCTGAGGCACTTATTAATGAAGCCAATGCAGATGAATCAGTTGCTTTAAAAATAGCAAATGAAGTAGAAAAAGAACTTAAAAAGATGAATGTAAAATACCTTACAGCACCTATGATAAGGGAAGTAGTAAATTACAAACTTATAGAGCACGGTCTTGAAGATATTAGGCACCAACACACAAGGTTGGGTATTCCAGTATACGATATCGATAGATTAATTAATCACGGGTCAAAAGACAACGCTAACTTAATGCACAACCCTGAAAGTATACACAAATGGGTTGCTGATGAAACAATGAAGGAATATGCGTTAATGAAAATATTCCCAAAACATATTGCAGATTTACATATGAAAGGAGATATTCACCTTCACGATTTGGAATATGCCGCTGTTAGAACCGTTTGCTGTCAACACGATTTAAGACCTTTCTTAATGCACGGTTTAAAAGTTGATGGTACTGGGAGACATACAAGTGTTTCAAAGCCTGCAAAAAATCCTGAAGTAGCTATACAACACGCTGCAAAAGTTTTAAGTGCTTCACAATGTGAAATGTCTGGCGGTCAGAGTATTGATGAATTTAACGTATGGTTAGCCCCATATATGAGAGGATTATCATACGAAGAAGTAAAACAACTTATGCAAATGTTTATTTACGAAATGAACCAGATATATGCGGCAAGAGGGGGGCAAGTTGTATTTAGTACGATAAACTTAGAATTAGAAGCTCCAGAATTTTTAAAAGATAAACCTGCAATCAAAAATGGTCAAATTGTAGGAACTTATGAAGAATATGATGCAGAGATAAAAATAATTGCTGAAGCACTTACTGAAGTCTTAATGGGCGGGGATGCGTACGGAAAACCTTTCTTATTCCCTAATGTGATATTTAAATTAAGAGAAAATGCTTTTAAAAATGAAAATTATGAATTATTATACAAAATTCATAGATTAAGTGCAAAATGGGGACTTCCTTACTTCATCAATATGACTGCTGATTATCAGGTTGGAAACACTAACGCTATGGGTTGTAGAACTCGTTTAAGTGGAGATTGGGGCAATAGTGTTGAAGAAGGTACCCTTAGAACTGGAAATATGCAATGGTACACTTTAAACTTGCCAAGAATAGCATATGAAGCAAAAGGGGACGATACAAGACTCTTCGAATTATTAAATGAAAGATTACATTTAGTACAGGATGCTTTATTAATAAAACATAGTATATCTGAAAAAAGATTATATGGCGACGATGAATCAAGAGCCGTATTGCCTTTCTTAACCCAAGAATTCGATGAAGACCAGTATTATAGATATGATAATACAACAAAAACTTTCGGATTTGTTGGTTTAAATGAATTATTAAAATATCATATGGGTGAAGAATTACACACTTCAAAAGATGCTGTTTCATTTGGTGAAAAAGTAATCGGACATATCAAAGGATATGCAGACGGCCTTAAAAAAGAAACTGGATTAAGATGGACAGTTACTCAGACTCCTGCTGAGAGTACTGCTGGAAGATTTGCAAGATTGGACCATAAATACTACAAAGAACAGACTGAATCTGTTGTAAACGGTAATTTGGACGATATGGGTAGTATATATTACACTAACTCATCACACGTAAAAGTAAATTCAGATGTTACACTCGGTGAAAAAGTAAGTATCGAAGAAAAATTCCATCCATTATGTAATGGGGGACATATCGGTCATTTCTGGAATGCAGAAGCTTACGCTGACCCTGATGTATTGATGACAATTACCAAAAAAATATGTGATTCAAATATCGGATTCTGGACCTATACTAAAAATTTAAGTATCTGTGAAGCTTGCAATAAAGCAATGACTGGTTTAAAAGACAATTGTAGTAATTGCGGTAGCGAAAGCGTAGAAAAATTCAGTAGAATTACAGGATACTTGCAAAACGTTTCAAATTGGAACAGTGCTAAACAAAAAGAATTATTAGATAGAAAAAGCAATCTACCAAGATTATAA
- the queC gene encoding 7-cyano-7-deazaguanine synthase QueC, with amino-acid sequence MKAICVLSGGLDSTVASLIAKQKGYDITCLTFNYGQQALKNEISASKKIAEILGAEHKIIDLNFLSEMCELSECGLKTGDIPSISEENLDNRVVAEQTMKKVWVPARNLIMFSIASGLAEAICADYVYCGINEEEASTFPDNTMEFMDRFNKCNEYGTLNKVKLEAPLYKMNKDEIVKKGIELEQKLGLELLKYSYSCYHENPEFIHCGICESCMRRKRAFKLANTEDITTYKE; translated from the coding sequence ATGAAAGCAATTTGTGTATTAAGTGGCGGATTAGATTCTACAGTAGCATCATTGATTGCAAAACAAAAAGGATATGATATAACCTGCCTAACATTTAATTATGGACAACAAGCCCTAAAAAATGAAATAAGTGCATCTAAAAAAATAGCTGAAATATTGGGTGCCGAGCATAAAATAATTGATTTAAACTTTTTAAGCGAAATGTGTGAACTAAGCGAATGTGGTTTAAAAACAGGCGACATACCATCTATTTCAGAGGAAAATTTAGATAATAGGGTCGTTGCAGAACAGACTATGAAAAAAGTATGGGTACCTGCAAGAAATTTAATAATGTTCTCGATAGCATCAGGACTTGCCGAAGCAATTTGTGCAGATTATGTATACTGTGGAATTAATGAAGAAGAAGCAAGTACATTCCCAGATAATACAATGGAATTTATGGATAGATTTAACAAATGCAATGAATATGGAACACTTAATAAAGTAAAATTAGAAGCTCCACTTTATAAAATGAATAAAGACGAAATTGTAAAAAAAGGAATTGAATTAGAGCAAAAATTAGGTTTAGAATTATTAAAATACAGTTATTCGTGTTATCACGAAAATCCGGAATTTATTCATTGTGGAATTTGTGAAAGTTGTATGAGAAGAAAAAGAGCATTTAAATTAGCAAATACTGAAGATATTACCACATATAAAGAATAA
- a CDS encoding sn-glycerol-1-phosphate dehydrogenase: MITIPRYTIVENGAINKIPELLEKLNLKNPLVITGKSTQKYNKLGYDSIYYHEVEYERFNKLTDENLKYVKKSFGDYDCILGIGGGKSIDVAKYTSSISKKPFISVPTTASNDGIASPIVSLSVPSFMAEPPIAVVGDIDIIKKSPKKLLASGMGDIVSNITAVLDWKLAHIENNEKYSESSAIFSKTIAEELMEYMQTTKNKDNLAEYPKKIVKALIASGMAIAIAHSSRPASGSEHLFSHSIDKLKNEGVIDNKSLHGEQCGVGTIIFSKAYVNEKRLNNKVYGEIVKSLKIVKSPIDIYELGYDEDIAVEALCNAPKLRKRYTILRNGLDKKKSLELLENSQVI, encoded by the coding sequence ATGATTACAATCCCAAGATATACAATTGTTGAAAATGGTGCAATTAACAAAATACCCGAATTGTTGGAAAAATTGAATTTAAAAAATCCATTGGTAATTACGGGTAAAAGCACTCAAAAATACAATAAATTGGGATATGACTCTATTTATTATCATGAAGTAGAGTACGAAAGATTTAATAAATTAACTGACGAAAATTTAAAATATGTTAAAAAATCATTTGGAGATTACGATTGTATTTTAGGAATTGGGGGAGGTAAATCTATTGATGTAGCTAAATACACATCAAGTATTAGTAAAAAACCATTTATTAGCGTACCGACCACAGCTTCAAACGATGGTATTGCTTCACCAATTGTTTCATTAAGCGTTCCATCGTTTATGGCCGAACCCCCTATTGCAGTTGTTGGCGATATAGATATAATCAAAAAATCACCTAAAAAACTTTTAGCTTCAGGTATGGGGGATATAGTTTCAAACATTACCGCAGTTTTAGATTGGAAATTAGCACATATTGAAAATAATGAAAAATATAGCGAAAGTTCCGCCATATTTTCAAAAACAATTGCAGAAGAGCTTATGGAATATATGCAAACAACCAAAAATAAAGATAATTTAGCAGAATACCCTAAAAAAATAGTTAAAGCACTTATTGCAAGTGGAATGGCTATTGCAATTGCACATTCTTCGAGACCTGCTTCAGGTAGTGAACATTTGTTTTCACATTCTATTGATAAACTTAAAAATGAAGGCGTAATCGATAATAAATCACTACACGGCGAACAGTGTGGTGTAGGTACTATCATATTCTCAAAAGCATACGTAAATGAAAAAAGATTAAATAATAAAGTGTATGGTGAAATAGTAAAATCCTTAAAAATAGTTAAATCACCAATTGATATTTATGAATTGGGTTATGATGAAGACATAGCCGTTGAAGCGTTGTGTAATGCCCCCAAATTAAGAAAAAGATATACAATTTTAAGAAATGGATTAGATAAGAAAAAATCATTAGAATTATTGGAAAATTCACAAGTTATATAA
- the hemL gene encoding glutamate-1-semialdehyde 2,1-aminomutase — MYTIKTEKSEKLYNEAKKCLVGGVNSPVRAFKPYPFFVKSANGCHLIDEDDNTYIDYCLAYGPMVLGHANQEVLYKVREQMDLGTAYGVPAKKEIELAKEVINRIPCAEMVRFVNSGTEATMSAIRLARGITGKNKIIKFDGAYHGAHDYVLVKSGSGALTHGSPNSPGIPADTTKNTILLPFNNRELMEKTIYEQKDEIACIIVEPVMGNVGCILPNDDYLKFLREITEENNIILIFDEVITGFRLSKGGAQEYFGVVPDLVTLGKILGGGFPIGAIAGKKELMENFSPNGAIYQAGTFNGNPVSITAGIETLKCLNDSFYTETTKKATILSNHLRDLSDKYNIETKVYNIASIFQVYFNKNEVLNYDIAKESNTELFNKYFFGLLNNGVFIAPSQFECCFTSIAHKEEDLTNTMNAMDKAFKSLK; from the coding sequence ATGTATACAATAAAAACAGAAAAATCGGAAAAATTATACAATGAAGCAAAAAAATGTTTGGTTGGAGGAGTTAACAGTCCTGTTAGGGCATTTAAACCATATCCTTTTTTTGTAAAAAGTGCTAATGGATGCCATTTGATAGACGAAGACGATAATACCTATATAGATTACTGTTTAGCATACGGACCTATGGTTTTAGGGCACGCAAATCAAGAAGTATTATATAAAGTAAGAGAACAAATGGATTTGGGTACAGCGTATGGAGTACCTGCTAAAAAGGAAATAGAACTCGCAAAAGAAGTAATTAATAGAATACCTTGTGCTGAAATGGTTAGATTTGTTAATTCAGGTACTGAAGCTACAATGAGTGCAATTAGATTAGCAAGAGGTATCACGGGTAAAAATAAAATAATTAAATTTGACGGGGCTTATCACGGTGCACATGATTATGTACTTGTAAAAAGTGGTAGTGGAGCTTTAACACACGGTTCTCCTAATTCTCCAGGAATTCCTGCTGATACAACGAAAAATACTATATTATTGCCATTTAACAATAGGGAATTAATGGAAAAAACTATATATGAACAAAAAGATGAAATAGCCTGTATTATAGTTGAACCAGTAATGGGTAATGTAGGATGTATTTTACCAAATGACGACTATTTAAAATTTTTGAGAGAAATAACTGAAGAAAATAATATAATATTAATATTTGATGAAGTTATAACTGGTTTTAGGTTGTCAAAAGGGGGAGCTCAGGAATACTTTGGTGTAGTCCCTGATTTGGTGACTTTAGGTAAAATTTTAGGTGGCGGTTTTCCAATTGGTGCAATTGCAGGTAAAAAGGAATTAATGGAAAACTTTTCACCAAATGGTGCAATATATCAAGCAGGTACATTTAATGGTAATCCTGTATCTATAACTGCAGGAATTGAAACTTTAAAGTGTTTAAATGATAGCTTTTACACTGAAACTACTAAAAAAGCAACAATTTTATCTAATCACTTAAGGGACTTATCCGATAAATACAATATCGAAACAAAAGTGTATAATATAGCATCAATATTCCAAGTTTACTTTAATAAAAATGAAGTTTTAAACTACGACATCGCAAAAGAAAGTAATACCGAATTATTTAACAAATATTTCTTTGGTTTATTGAATAATGGCGTATTTATAGCACCTTCTCAGTTTGAGTGCTGTTTTACATCTATTGCCCATAAAGAAGAAGATTTAACAAATACTATGAACGCAATGGATAAAGCATTTAAGTCTTTAAAATAG
- a CDS encoding DUF5379 family protein: protein MSFDVKVAIINAIFGIAFGYLANYIYTMGLGFLSGIAAFLFLFVGFIISGHLTSKVFGSKSMTQKQWLGGGLPIYFFIAIVFWVLAYNKVF, encoded by the coding sequence ATGTCTTTTGACGTAAAAGTAGCTATTATAAACGCAATTTTTGGAATTGCATTTGGTTATTTGGCTAATTATATATATACAATGGGATTGGGCTTTTTAAGTGGAATAGCGGCATTTTTATTTTTGTTCGTAGGTTTCATAATTTCGGGACATCTTACATCCAAAGTATTTGGTAGTAAGAGTATGACTCAAAAACAATGGTTAGGCGGGGGATTGCCAATATATTTCTTTATAGCGATTGTATTTTGGGTTTTAGCATATAATAAAGTTTTCTAA
- the putP gene encoding sodium/proline symporter PutP, translating to MFMKNLEIILVFVIYLIVMLGIGVHYYRKNENLSDYILGGRKLNSWVTALSSQASDMSGWLLMGLPGFAYLAGMEAMWIALGLAVGTYLNWKFVARKLRRYTEVAKDSITLPVYFENRFRDNSKILRIISAVFILIFFMIYTSSGLVAGGKLFGTVFGLDYTLALTIGALVIISYTFLGGFLAVCWTDFLQGLIMVLAIIIVPLAAIMNIGGTDAVMAGFNEISPEFVNPFTDLTGQPLALLAVISSLAWGLGYFGQPHILVRFMAISSEDKIPKARRIATTWVVISLAMAVLVGMVGAVAFQGQPLSDPESVFMVLIDGLFPSLIAGVLLAAVLAAIMSTVDSQMLVTASALTEDMYALVRKEASEKELLWVSRFSVILVALMAYAMALDINNKVLDLVSYAWAGFGATFGPLVLFSLFWKKTTKGGAIAGMLAGGLTVILWKNSSMFGVSGGIFDLYEIVPAFIIASIFIVLISLVEKPSDDMIEEYEQVSNN from the coding sequence ATTTTTATGAAAAACTTAGAAATTATTTTGGTTTTCGTGATATATCTAATAGTAATGCTTGGAATAGGCGTTCATTACTATAGAAAAAACGAGAATTTAAGCGATTATATATTAGGGGGTAGGAAACTTAACAGTTGGGTAACTGCTTTAAGTTCTCAAGCTTCGGATATGAGCGGTTGGCTTTTAATGGGCTTACCTGGTTTTGCATACTTGGCAGGTATGGAAGCAATGTGGATTGCTTTGGGTCTTGCAGTGGGTACTTATCTTAATTGGAAGTTTGTTGCCCGTAAACTTAGGCGATATACTGAAGTTGCAAAAGATTCCATTACATTACCAGTTTACTTTGAAAATAGATTTAGAGATAATTCTAAAATACTTAGAATTATTTCTGCAGTGTTTATCTTAATTTTCTTTATGATATATACCTCATCCGGTCTTGTAGCTGGTGGAAAATTGTTCGGGACTGTTTTTGGTTTGGATTATACTCTTGCCTTGACAATAGGGGCACTTGTAATTATATCATATACATTCTTAGGCGGATTCTTGGCAGTTTGTTGGACCGACTTTTTACAAGGTTTAATAATGGTACTTGCAATTATTATAGTTCCATTAGCTGCAATAATGAATATTGGAGGTACTGACGCAGTAATGGCAGGATTTAACGAAATAAGTCCTGAATTTGTTAATCCATTCACGGATTTAACAGGTCAACCATTAGCATTACTTGCGGTTATATCTTCGTTAGCTTGGGGTTTAGGTTATTTCGGACAACCTCATATACTTGTAAGGTTTATGGCCATTAGTTCCGAAGATAAAATACCAAAAGCGAGACGTATCGCTACTACTTGGGTAGTTATAAGTCTTGCAATGGCGGTATTGGTTGGTATGGTGGGGGCTGTAGCTTTCCAAGGTCAACCTTTGTCAGACCCTGAAAGTGTATTTATGGTTTTAATTGATGGATTATTCCCAAGTTTAATTGCGGGAGTATTATTGGCCGCAGTTTTGGCCGCAATTATGAGTACTGTAGACTCTCAGATGTTAGTTACTGCTTCAGCACTTACTGAGGATATGTATGCACTTGTAAGGAAAGAGGCATCTGAAAAAGAATTATTATGGGTCAGTAGGTTTTCAGTAATATTGGTTGCTTTAATGGCTTATGCAATGGCTTTGGATATTAACAATAAGGTTTTAGATTTAGTATCTTATGCTTGGGCAGGATTTGGAGCTACTTTCGGTCCTTTGGTTTTGTTTTCCTTATTTTGGAAGAAAACCACAAAAGGTGGGGCAATTGCAGGTATGCTCGCAGGTGGTCTTACAGTAATACTTTGGAAAAACAGCAGTATGTTTGGCGTATCTGGCGGAATATTCGATTTATATGAAATTGTACCGGCATTTATAATAGCTTCAATCTTCATTGTATTGATTAGTTTGGTTGAAAAGCCATCTGACGATATGATAGAAGAGTATGAACAAGTTTCAAATAATTAA
- a CDS encoding manganese-dependent inorganic pyrophosphatase, protein MIYTVGHKNPDTDSVCSAIALAYFLDGMPAKQGDINPETEFILKRFGLMEPETITSAKGKQLYLVDHAERSQSLDDLEDGKLLGIIDHHKVGISTSEPIIYVSKPIGSTASVIAELYFRNSLDYIGAKNKELKADIAGVLLSAILSDTLLFKSPTTTELDKELAKKLAEIANIKDMYAYGIEMLKAKSTVGSMEPSEILDIDYKEFSLNSKKVGVGQAEVIDASEVESKKEEIYDLIQKRVNSGDYDLILFLITDIMKEGSEVLVCGNKEAFETSFNVKLSEKSIFIDGLMSRKKQVIPPLEKYYNK, encoded by the coding sequence ATGATATATACAGTAGGACATAAGAATCCAGACACTGACAGTGTTTGTTCAGCAATAGCACTTGCTTACTTTTTAGATGGGATGCCTGCAAAACAGGGAGACATTAATCCAGAAACAGAGTTTATATTAAAAAGATTTGGTTTAATGGAGCCGGAAACAATAACTTCTGCAAAAGGAAAACAACTTTATTTGGTTGACCACGCTGAAAGGTCTCAATCACTCGATGATTTAGAAGATGGTAAATTATTGGGTATTATTGACCACCATAAGGTTGGAATTTCCACTTCTGAGCCAATAATTTATGTTTCAAAACCAATTGGTTCAACAGCATCAGTAATTGCTGAATTATACTTTAGAAATAGCTTAGATTACATCGGTGCAAAAAATAAAGAATTAAAAGCAGACATTGCAGGAGTTTTATTATCTGCAATTTTATCTGACACTTTGTTATTTAAATCTCCTACAACAACTGAATTGGATAAAGAATTAGCTAAAAAACTTGCAGAGATAGCAAACATTAAAGATATGTATGCGTACGGTATTGAAATGTTAAAAGCTAAATCTACCGTTGGAAGTATGGAACCATCTGAAATTTTAGATATCGATTATAAAGAATTTAGTTTAAACAGTAAAAAAGTTGGTGTTGGACAAGCTGAGGTTATTGATGCTTCAGAAGTTGAATCTAAAAAAGAAGAAATATACGATTTAATTCAAAAAAGAGTTAATTCAGGCGATTATGATTTAATATTATTCCTAATAACAGATATAATGAAGGAAGGTAGTGAAGTTTTAGTTTGCGGTAATAAAGAAGCATTTGAAACTTCTTTCAATGTAAAATTATCTGAAAAAAGTATTTTCATAGATGGTTTAATGTCAAGAAAAAAACAAGTTATTCCACCTTTAGAGAAATATTACAATAAATAA
- a CDS encoding ArsR/SmtB family transcription factor, which translates to MSTHGKKDKFINLEKTEVEMCQEHDNDNTHIEKAMGYLPIDEEILGTSNYFAALSEPNRLKILYILKNGEYCPCELSEILGCTKSALSHQLRILKDKNLIKNRKDGKFIYYSIKDSKISKILEYIKIKN; encoded by the coding sequence ATGTCAACTCACGGAAAAAAAGATAAATTCATAAATTTAGAAAAAACAGAGGTTGAAATGTGTCAAGAACATGATAATGATAATACACATATTGAAAAAGCTATGGGATACCTACCCATCGACGAGGAAATTTTAGGGACTTCAAATTATTTCGCTGCTTTAAGCGAGCCTAATCGTTTAAAAATATTATATATCCTTAAAAATGGAGAATATTGCCCTTGTGAACTATCTGAAATATTGGGATGTACAAAATCAGCTTTATCTCACCAATTAAGGATATTAAAAGATAAAAATCTAATAAAAAATAGAAAAGATGGAAAATTTATATATTATTCCATTAAAGATTCAAAAATTTCAAAAATACTCGAATATATTAAAATTAAAAATTAA
- a CDS encoding heavy metal translocating P-type ATPase, translating into MVVKYHLKGLKCSACASKIEQKLKEIYPLTAINLTTFDLFMFDEEFDEKELEKIINSVEKGVKLVKINDYSFKNEKNNKKSENKNINKDIEKINRKKVIELSILSILFPILLYTYYSGYLTQNNAIIGFIIMYLITGRSVIIKTVKNILNGNLFDENFLMTIASIGAFFIGEYPEGVAVMLLYTIGEYLQEKALNNSKKSIDSLVSLKVNYANVYENGEVNTVNPETVNVGDIILVKVGEKVPLDGIVVNGSSTIDTSAITGESFPKSVYENDKIYSGSINLANPLKIKVISDYKHSMISKIRDLIEIANIKKSKSEKFITKFAKYYTPSVIFLSIMIAIIPIIAYGDYSWITKALILLVISCPCALVLSVPLSYFSSIGKLSKEGILLKGSNYIDELTKIKTIAFDKTGTLTYGKFELSEVIPADGNFKKETFLKLAYLAYNAEKNSNHPLAIAICKYYEDKLLSKNNPNYLSNDIFIKLLAKKIKIKSVEEISGKGIVLKYQCNNSKNLKENIFLIGNEKLLKMYDIPIVNSNIGYSTTNVFLVINDKYMGYGSFDDNLKYESRETIAQLSKMGLKNVLLTGDTEKVAEKVAKNLKVDEYYYELLPVDKLNIIEKMSSNDKIAFVGDGINDAPVIKRANVGIAMGNLGSDIAIEASDIIIMNDNLLNIVKGIKIAKYTKKIVHQNIVLSLGVKLLFIMLAIFGSISLWEAVFADVGITILAILNSLRIINKTY; encoded by the coding sequence ATGGTGGTAAAGTATCACTTAAAAGGATTAAAATGCTCCGCATGTGCATCTAAAATAGAACAAAAATTAAAAGAAATATATCCCCTAACAGCCATTAATTTAACAACTTTTGATTTGTTTATGTTTGATGAAGAATTTGACGAGAAAGAATTAGAAAAAATTATAAATTCAGTTGAAAAAGGTGTAAAATTAGTAAAAATAAATGATTATTCTTTTAAAAATGAAAAAAATAATAAAAAAAGTGAAAATAAAAATATAAATAAAGATATTGAAAAAATTAACCGTAAAAAAGTAATTGAATTGAGTATATTAAGTATTTTATTCCCAATATTATTATACACGTATTATTCGGGATATTTAACCCAAAACAATGCGATTATAGGATTTATAATTATGTATTTAATAACTGGAAGGTCCGTAATTATCAAAACTGTAAAAAATATTTTAAACGGTAATTTATTCGATGAAAACTTTTTAATGACTATTGCGTCAATTGGTGCATTTTTTATTGGCGAATATCCTGAAGGTGTCGCAGTAATGTTATTGTACACGATTGGCGAATACCTACAAGAAAAAGCATTGAATAATTCAAAAAAATCTATAGATTCACTTGTCTCTTTAAAAGTCAATTATGCTAATGTATATGAAAATGGAGAAGTTAATACAGTAAACCCGGAAACTGTAAACGTTGGGGACATTATACTTGTAAAAGTAGGCGAAAAAGTTCCTCTTGACGGAATTGTTGTTAATGGAAGCTCCACTATTGATACATCGGCAATTACTGGAGAAAGTTTTCCCAAATCAGTGTATGAAAATGATAAAATATATTCTGGTTCTATAAATTTAGCAAACCCTTTAAAAATAAAGGTAATATCAGACTATAAACATTCTATGATTTCAAAAATAAGAGATTTAATAGAAATAGCAAATATCAAAAAATCAAAATCTGAAAAATTTATAACAAAATTTGCAAAATATTATACTCCGAGCGTAATATTTCTTTCAATAATGATTGCAATCATCCCAATAATTGCGTATGGAGATTATTCCTGGATAACTAAAGCATTAATATTACTTGTAATATCATGCCCTTGTGCATTAGTACTTTCAGTACCATTGAGCTATTTTTCAAGTATTGGAAAACTTTCAAAGGAAGGAATTCTCTTAAAAGGCTCTAATTACATTGATGAACTAACTAAAATTAAAACAATAGCATTTGATAAAACTGGTACTTTAACATACGGAAAATTTGAATTATCCGAAGTAATACCTGCAGATGGAAATTTTAAAAAAGAAACATTTTTAAAATTAGCTTATTTAGCATATAATGCTGAAAAAAATTCAAATCATCCATTAGCAATTGCAATATGTAAATATTATGAAGATAAATTATTATCTAAAAATAATCCAAATTATTTGTCAAATGACATTTTTATTAAATTATTGGCTAAAAAAATAAAAATAAAGTCGGTTGAAGAAATTTCTGGTAAAGGGATTGTTTTAAAATATCAATGTAATAATTCAAAGAACTTAAAAGAAAATATATTCTTAATAGGGAATGAAAAACTATTAAAAATGTATGATATTCCCATAGTTAACTCCAATATAGGTTATAGTACTACAAACGTATTTTTAGTAATCAACGATAAATATATGGGATACGGTAGCTTTGATGATAATTTAAAATATGAATCTCGAGAGACAATTGCCCAATTATCAAAAATGGGTCTAAAAAATGTATTATTAACAGGAGATACTGAAAAAGTTGCTGAAAAAGTAGCTAAAAACTTAAAAGTAGACGAATACTACTACGAATTATTACCCGTAGATAAATTAAACATTATTGAAAAAATGTCATCAAACGACAAAATAGCTTTTGTAGGTGATGGGATTAATGATGCCCCAGTTATTAAAAGAGCTAATGTTGGAATAGCTATGGGCAATTTAGGTAGTGATATAGCGATAGAAGCTTCTGACATAATAATTATGAATGATAACTTATTAAATATCGTTAAAGGAATTAAAATCGCCAAATACACTAAAAAAATAGTTCACCAAAACATAGTTTTGTCATTGGGTGTTAAGTTATTATTCATAATGTTGGCTATTTTCGGTAGCATTTCATTATGGGAAGCAGTTTTCGCTGACGTTGGTATCACAATACTTGCAATCTTAAATTCATTACGAATAATCAATAAAACTTACTAA